The proteins below come from a single Saccharopolyspora sp. SCSIO 74807 genomic window:
- a CDS encoding FCD domain-containing protein, with protein MNGGLHGQVVDVLGREISAGEHPPGTVLRIDELEARFGISRSVAREVVRTLASIRLVIGRKRVGIVVRPREEWNTFDPALIRWLLLSDRTGQVRTLVELRTAVEPVAAGIAARRASDEDAAKLVGLAERMVATARSGDLESFLAADVEFHALVLSASGNEMFAQLRDVFAEVLRWRTGHGLMPPHPEPVAVRLHCEIAECVRAGDRDRAEGAMRELVAEALEGTLEQLAAVEARDGSAVEARDGSAE; from the coding sequence GTGAACGGCGGACTGCATGGCCAGGTGGTCGACGTGCTCGGCCGCGAGATCAGCGCGGGCGAGCACCCGCCGGGCACCGTGCTGCGCATCGACGAGCTGGAGGCCCGCTTCGGCATCTCGCGCAGCGTCGCCCGCGAAGTGGTGCGCACGCTCGCGTCGATCCGGCTGGTCATCGGCCGCAAGCGGGTCGGCATCGTGGTGCGCCCGCGCGAGGAGTGGAACACCTTCGACCCCGCGCTGATCCGCTGGCTGCTGCTCAGCGACCGCACCGGCCAGGTGCGCACCCTCGTCGAACTGCGCACCGCCGTGGAACCGGTGGCCGCGGGCATCGCCGCGCGGCGCGCGAGCGACGAGGACGCCGCGAAGCTGGTCGGGCTGGCCGAGCGGATGGTCGCCACCGCGCGCTCCGGTGATCTGGAGAGCTTCCTGGCCGCGGACGTCGAGTTCCACGCGCTGGTGCTGTCGGCCTCCGGCAACGAGATGTTCGCGCAGCTGCGCGACGTGTTCGCCGAGGTGCTGCGCTGGCGCACCGGGCACGGCCTGATGCCGCCGCACCCGGAGCCGGTCGCGGTCCGGCTGCACTGCGAGATCGCCGAGTGCGTGCGGGCGGGCGACCGCGACCGGGCCGAGGGGGCGATGCGCGAGCTCGTCGCCGAAGCGCTGGAAGGGACTCTCGAACAACTCGCGGCCGTGGAGGCCCGCGACGGGTCAGCCGTGGAGGCCCGCGACGGATCAGCCGAGTAA
- a CDS encoding gluconate:H+ symporter — MSLNLSPAGAAVLAQAPAGAWTGHDTRLLAAALAGIGVVVVLISWVKLHPFLSLALGAATLGVVAGMPFTDLVDTFTGGLGDTVGDVGLLVALGAMLGKLLTDTGGAEQIVETVLARTTRRSLPWAMVFIAALLGLPMFFEVGVVLLVPVVVMVAARSEQPMLRIGIPALAGLSILHGLVPPHPGPLAAVDALGVDMGVTLALGVLVAIPTAIVGGPLFGSFIAKRVELPPASALLGKAPEREESGRRPGFALSVAMLLLPVVLMLCKSVADLWLTEGTALYSVLDTVGTPVVALMLTVLIAMCTLGPRAGLGRTELSGIAGGALPSIAGIILIVGAGGGFKETLVESGVNKMITDVAAGAHFSPLLLAWLIAVGIRVATGSATVATISAAGMVAPLIAGMDPVHGALVALAVGSGSLFFSHLNDAGFWLVKEYFGMSVGQTLKTWSALETILSVVSFAVIWLLHLVL; from the coding sequence ATGTCACTGAACCTCTCCCCCGCAGGCGCGGCCGTGCTCGCGCAGGCCCCCGCGGGCGCCTGGACCGGGCACGACACCCGCCTGCTGGCCGCCGCGCTGGCAGGCATCGGCGTAGTAGTCGTGCTGATCAGCTGGGTGAAGCTGCACCCGTTCCTGTCGCTGGCGTTGGGCGCGGCGACGCTCGGCGTGGTCGCCGGGATGCCCTTCACCGACCTCGTGGACACCTTCACCGGCGGGCTCGGCGACACCGTCGGCGACGTCGGACTGCTGGTGGCACTGGGCGCGATGCTCGGCAAGCTGCTCACCGACACCGGCGGGGCCGAGCAGATCGTGGAAACGGTGCTGGCCCGCACCACCCGGCGCAGCCTGCCGTGGGCGATGGTGTTCATCGCCGCGCTGCTGGGCCTGCCGATGTTCTTCGAGGTCGGCGTGGTGCTGCTGGTGCCGGTCGTGGTGATGGTCGCGGCCCGCTCCGAGCAGCCGATGCTGCGCATCGGCATCCCAGCGCTGGCCGGGCTGTCCATCCTGCACGGCCTGGTCCCGCCGCACCCCGGCCCGCTGGCCGCGGTGGACGCGCTGGGCGTGGACATGGGCGTGACGCTGGCGCTGGGCGTCCTGGTGGCCATCCCGACCGCGATCGTCGGCGGACCGCTGTTCGGCTCGTTCATCGCAAAGCGGGTGGAACTGCCGCCGGCGAGCGCGCTGCTGGGCAAGGCTCCGGAGCGGGAGGAAAGCGGCAGGCGGCCCGGTTTCGCGCTGTCGGTGGCGATGCTGCTGCTGCCGGTCGTGCTGATGCTGTGCAAATCGGTCGCCGACCTGTGGCTGACCGAGGGCACCGCGCTGTACTCGGTGCTGGACACCGTCGGCACCCCGGTCGTGGCGCTGATGCTGACCGTGCTGATCGCGATGTGCACGCTCGGGCCGCGCGCCGGGCTCGGCCGCACCGAGCTGTCCGGCATCGCGGGCGGCGCGCTGCCTTCGATCGCCGGGATCATCCTCATCGTCGGGGCAGGCGGCGGGTTCAAGGAGACCCTGGTCGAGTCCGGCGTGAACAAGATGATCACGGACGTGGCCGCGGGCGCGCACTTCTCGCCGCTGCTGCTGGCCTGGCTGATCGCGGTCGGCATCCGGGTCGCGACCGGTTCGGCCACCGTGGCCACGATCTCCGCGGCGGGCATGGTCGCTCCGCTGATCGCCGGGATGGACCCGGTGCATGGGGCGCTGGTGGCGCTGGCCGTCGGCTCCGGCTCGCTGTTCTTCTCGCACCTCAACGACGCCGGGTTCTGGCTGGTCAAGGAGTACTTCGGGATGAGCGTCGGACAGACGCTCAAGACCTGGTCGGCGCTGGAGACGATCCTGTCGGTCGTTTCGTTCGCGGTGATCTGGCTGCTGCACCTGGTGCTCTGA
- a CDS encoding ATP-binding domain-containing protein, with the protein MSNARADREPEARTDDLAAEQAYVSTLYDKLDELRRDATKRLTETLRQTGGTPQARTERDISTTMYTEKLTQLSAVEHGLCFGRLDLDSGETFHIGRLGLFDEQREYEPLLIDWRAPAARPFYLATAAAREDVWRRRHLRSRWRTVVDLEDEILDLDAAEQGSDLGLAGEATLLAALDARRTGQMGDIVATIQAEQDRIIRAPMNGALVVQGGPGTGKTAVALHRAAFLLYTYREQLTKRGVLVVGPNSTFLRYIGQVLPSLGETGVLLSTPGELFPGIPATGSDSAEAAEIKGRAAMVQVLTAAVRDRQQAPKDYVEVIFDREPLRIDRRSVAQARTKARRSRKPHNHARKIFRTELISALTTQVADRLGRDLLERRDLDDIGAELRADTEVGKVLDDLWPQLGPQEVLDELFSDRKRLNTAARKHLPEPERELLLREPGAPWTAADVSLLDELAELLGEDDTKAREEQERQQREELAYAQGVLHIMEQDEEIADEERLRVSDVLDAELLAERQQTRSDLTAAQRAAEDRTWTFGHVIVDEAQELSAMTWRVLMRRCPSRSMTLVGDIAQTGALGGAASWHEVLSPYVGERWRLAELTVNYRTPAEIMGVAAELLSTMDVELAAPTSVRTSGHEPWAEQVPQAELATALPELVDSELSRIDGTLAVLVPPQHLEQVGAGVAERVPDAVVGTQPEGVESRVVVLTVQQSKGLEFDSVLLVDPEGVLAESARGTSDLYVGLTRATQRLGVVHTGELPDVLSGLD; encoded by the coding sequence TTGTCCAACGCCCGAGCCGATCGGGAACCCGAAGCCCGCACCGACGATCTGGCCGCCGAGCAGGCGTACGTCTCGACGCTCTACGACAAGCTCGACGAACTCCGGCGGGACGCCACGAAACGGCTGACCGAGACGCTGCGCCAGACCGGCGGCACGCCGCAGGCCCGCACCGAGCGGGACATCTCCACCACGATGTACACCGAGAAGCTGACCCAGCTCAGCGCCGTGGAACACGGCCTGTGCTTCGGGCGGCTGGACCTCGACAGCGGGGAGACCTTCCACATCGGCAGGCTCGGCCTGTTCGACGAGCAGCGCGAGTACGAACCGCTGCTGATCGACTGGCGCGCCCCGGCGGCCCGCCCGTTCTACCTGGCCACCGCGGCCGCGCGGGAGGACGTGTGGCGGCGGCGGCACCTGCGCAGCCGGTGGCGCACCGTGGTCGACCTGGAGGACGAGATCCTCGACCTGGACGCCGCCGAGCAGGGCAGCGACCTCGGGCTGGCCGGTGAGGCCACGCTGCTGGCCGCGCTGGACGCGCGCCGCACCGGGCAGATGGGCGACATCGTCGCCACCATCCAGGCCGAGCAGGACCGGATCATCCGCGCGCCGATGAACGGGGCGCTGGTGGTGCAGGGCGGACCCGGCACCGGCAAGACGGCGGTGGCGCTGCACCGCGCGGCGTTCCTGCTCTACACCTACCGCGAGCAGCTGACCAAGCGCGGTGTGCTGGTGGTGGGGCCGAACTCCACGTTCCTGCGCTACATCGGGCAGGTGCTGCCGTCGCTGGGCGAGACCGGGGTGCTGCTGTCCACGCCGGGCGAGCTGTTCCCCGGCATTCCGGCGACCGGCTCGGACAGCGCCGAGGCCGCCGAGATCAAGGGCCGGGCGGCGATGGTGCAGGTGCTCACCGCCGCCGTGCGGGACCGCCAGCAGGCGCCGAAGGACTACGTCGAGGTGATCTTCGACCGGGAGCCGTTGCGGATCGACCGGCGCAGCGTCGCCCAGGCCCGCACCAAGGCCCGGCGCTCCCGCAAGCCGCACAACCACGCGCGCAAGATCTTCCGCACCGAGCTGATCTCGGCGCTGACCACGCAGGTCGCCGATCGGCTGGGGCGCGACCTGCTGGAGCGCCGGGACCTCGACGACATCGGCGCGGAGCTGCGCGCGGACACCGAGGTCGGCAAGGTCCTCGACGACCTGTGGCCGCAGCTCGGCCCGCAGGAGGTGCTGGACGAGCTGTTCAGCGACCGCAAGCGGCTGAACACCGCGGCCCGCAAGCACCTGCCCGAACCGGAGCGCGAGCTGCTGCTGCGGGAGCCGGGCGCACCGTGGACAGCGGCGGACGTGTCGCTGCTGGACGAGCTCGCGGAGCTGCTCGGCGAGGACGACACCAAGGCGCGCGAGGAGCAGGAGCGCCAGCAGCGCGAGGAACTGGCCTACGCCCAGGGCGTGCTGCACATCATGGAGCAGGACGAGGAGATCGCCGACGAGGAGCGGCTGCGCGTCTCCGACGTGCTGGACGCGGAGCTGCTGGCCGAGCGCCAGCAGACGCGCAGCGACCTCACCGCGGCCCAGCGCGCGGCCGAGGACCGCACGTGGACGTTCGGGCACGTCATCGTCGACGAGGCGCAGGAGCTCTCGGCGATGACCTGGCGGGTGCTGATGCGCCGCTGCCCGAGCCGGTCGATGACGCTGGTCGGCGACATCGCGCAGACCGGGGCGCTGGGTGGTGCGGCATCGTGGCACGAGGTGCTCTCGCCGTACGTGGGCGAGCGCTGGCGGCTCGCGGAGTTGACGGTGAACTACCGGACTCCGGCCGAGATCATGGGCGTGGCCGCCGAACTGTTGTCCACAATGGACGTCGAGCTGGCGGCACCGACCTCGGTGCGCACCAGCGGGCACGAGCCGTGGGCGGAGCAGGTGCCGCAAGCCGAGCTGGCGACCGCGCTTCCCGAGCTGGTCGATTCGGAACTGTCCCGGATCGACGGCACGCTCGCGGTGCTGGTCCCGCCGCAGCACCTGGAGCAGGTGGGCGCGGGAGTGGCCGAGCGGGTGCCGGACGCCGTCGTCGGCACGCAGCCCGAAGGCGTGGAGTCGCGCGTGGTGGTGCTTACCGTGCAGCAGTCCAAGGGACTGGAGTTCGACTCGGTGCTGCTGGTCGACCCGGAAGGCGTGTTGGCGGAGTCCGCCCGCGGCACCAGCGATCTCTACGTGGGCCTCACCCGCGCCACGCAGCGGCTCGGGGTCGTGCACACCGGCGAGCTGCCCGACGTCCTGTCCGGTTTGGACTGA
- the hxlB gene encoding 6-phospho-3-hexuloisomerase — MNDLLNVISTEIGGVLDRVDRDDVERTAAALDAAGRVFVAGAGRSGFMADAFAMRLVHLGLQVHVVGETTAPAMAEGDTLIAVSGSGSTAGTVRAAQECRRASGKVLAVTTDPAAELGTTADDVLHVPAATKHRREGEAASVQPLSSLFDQCVHLVFDAVCLRLAQLREIGNDAAKAAHVKTE, encoded by the coding sequence GTGAACGACCTGCTGAACGTGATCAGCACCGAAATCGGCGGAGTGCTCGACCGAGTCGACCGCGACGACGTCGAACGCACCGCCGCCGCGCTCGACGCAGCGGGCCGCGTGTTCGTCGCGGGCGCGGGCCGATCCGGTTTCATGGCCGATGCCTTCGCAATGCGCCTGGTCCACTTGGGACTCCAGGTGCACGTCGTCGGCGAGACCACGGCACCTGCGATGGCCGAGGGCGACACGCTGATCGCCGTCTCCGGTTCCGGCAGCACCGCAGGAACCGTGCGCGCCGCGCAGGAATGCCGCCGCGCAAGCGGGAAAGTGCTCGCGGTGACCACCGATCCCGCCGCCGAACTCGGCACGACCGCCGACGACGTGCTGCACGTGCCCGCCGCCACGAAGCACCGCCGCGAAGGCGAAGCCGCATCCGTGCAACCGCTGTCCAGCCTGTTCGACCAGTGCGTGCACCTCGTCTTCGACGCGGTGTGCCTGCGATTGGCCCAGCTGCGAGAAATCGGCAACGACGCGGCAAAAGCCGCGCACGTCAAGACCGAGTGA
- a CDS encoding orotidine 5'-phosphate decarboxylase / HUMPS family protein — MQLQVALDRIDLERAVRLADQVRAHADWIEVGTSLIKRYGMRSVSEVVGAAAGTPVLADLKTADDAATEFGMAFDHGARAATVLAATTDATVHRCVELARDAGAEAVLDLLAVSGRRRDELLRDLPAEVVFAPHIGKDAQQVGHAAADALGEWTRGRRIALAGGLTRDDVTRLRGSNPGLRVIVGSAITAAADPAGAAADMSTVVRGESG; from the coding sequence TTGCAGCTACAAGTGGCGCTGGACCGCATCGACCTGGAACGCGCCGTCCGGCTGGCCGACCAGGTCCGCGCGCACGCCGATTGGATCGAGGTCGGCACCTCGCTGATCAAGCGCTACGGGATGCGCAGCGTGTCCGAAGTGGTCGGTGCGGCCGCGGGAACACCGGTGCTGGCGGACTTGAAAACCGCCGACGACGCGGCGACCGAGTTCGGGATGGCGTTCGACCACGGCGCTCGAGCGGCGACAGTGCTGGCCGCGACCACCGACGCCACCGTGCACCGCTGCGTCGAGCTGGCGCGGGACGCCGGGGCCGAGGCCGTGCTCGACCTGCTCGCGGTTTCCGGGCGGCGCCGGGACGAGCTGCTGCGCGACCTGCCCGCCGAAGTCGTGTTCGCCCCGCACATCGGCAAAGATGCCCAACAGGTCGGGCACGCGGCCGCCGACGCGCTGGGGGAGTGGACCCGCGGTCGCCGGATCGCCCTGGCGGGTGGCTTGACCAGGGACGACGTGACCCGGCTGCGCGGGAGCAACCCCGGCCTGCGCGTGATCGTCGGCTCGGCGATCACCGCGGCCGCCGATCCGGCCGGTGCGGCCGCCGATATGTCCACAGTGGTGAGAGGAGAGTCCGGGTGA
- a CDS encoding sugar kinase, with the protein MSDVVTFGEVMAMFVAAEVGSLPEVDRYTARLAGAEMNVAVGLSRLGHRVRYLGAVGDDPFGARAQRVFAAEGIGGLTTDPSAPTGFQLKSRVRAGDPEVVYFRRGSAASRHRWSAAAEAVVGAARHLHVTGIFPALSEETRRFTFEAVAAARRCGATVSFDPNLRTALWPDRAEMRAVLTELAALADWVLPGLAEGKALFGDATPEGVAARCLDLGASTVVVKLGADGASLHTGETTCHATAFPVEVVDTVGAGDGFAAGFISARLDGENDEAALRRACAVGALATTSEGDMDGLPTRKTLEESLQGELRSGAGGGTSATSSLRDRFLT; encoded by the coding sequence ATGAGCGACGTGGTGACCTTCGGCGAGGTGATGGCGATGTTCGTCGCCGCCGAGGTCGGCAGCTTGCCGGAGGTGGACCGCTACACGGCGCGGCTGGCCGGTGCGGAGATGAACGTCGCGGTCGGGCTGTCCCGGCTCGGGCACCGGGTGCGATACCTGGGTGCGGTCGGCGACGACCCGTTCGGAGCCCGCGCGCAGCGGGTCTTCGCCGCCGAAGGGATCGGCGGGTTGACCACCGACCCGTCCGCGCCGACCGGTTTCCAGCTCAAGAGCCGGGTCCGCGCCGGTGATCCGGAGGTCGTGTACTTCCGCCGCGGTTCGGCGGCTTCCCGGCACCGTTGGTCCGCCGCGGCGGAGGCGGTGGTCGGTGCCGCCCGGCATCTGCACGTCACCGGGATTTTCCCGGCGCTGTCGGAAGAAACCCGCCGGTTCACCTTCGAGGCGGTGGCCGCCGCGCGCCGTTGCGGGGCGACCGTCTCGTTCGACCCGAACCTGCGGACCGCGTTGTGGCCGGACCGGGCGGAGATGCGGGCGGTGCTGACCGAACTCGCCGCGCTGGCCGACTGGGTGCTGCCCGGCCTCGCCGAGGGGAAGGCGCTGTTCGGTGATGCCACTCCGGAAGGTGTCGCCGCGCGTTGCCTGGATCTCGGCGCGTCCACAGTGGTCGTCAAGCTCGGCGCGGACGGCGCTTCGTTGCACACCGGTGAAACCACCTGCCACGCAACGGCTTTCCCGGTCGAGGTGGTCGACACCGTCGGCGCCGGTGACGGCTTCGCCGCCGGTTTCATCAGTGCCCGCCTCGACGGGGAAAACGACGAGGCTGCACTGCGCCGAGCCTGCGCGGTAGGTGCGCTGGCCACCACGAGCGAAGGCGACATGGACGGTCTGCCCACTAGGAAGACTCTTGAGGAATCCCTTCAGGGTGAGTTGCGTAGCGGTGCCGGTGGCGGAACCTCAGCGACTTCCTCGCTGCGGGATCGATTTCTGACGTAG
- a CDS encoding MFS transporter: MTTTPAPAELGRQRWLRLLPVAFVTYSLAYLDRSNFSIGVAGGLKEDLALSGAMSSLIGASFFLGYCLFQIPGTLYAERRSVRNLIFWCTLAWGVLAAAQGLLHSGIALLVVRFLLGSVEAAVLPAMVVFLARWFTKGERGSANAILILGNPVTVMWLNAVSGYLVELTGWREMFVIEGLPAVLWAFVFRALVSDHPSEAKWLGDAEKRAVIDALDGERQQTTAAGTFAEAIRSRPVVLLSIQYLLWSIGVYGLVFWLPSIVAAGTGEGIGMSGLLSAIPFGVAALLMVLNSRASDRAGSRPRFVWPWLLFGGVAFYLSYVAGPQNFWLAFGLLILAGGAMYAPYGPYFAYVSESLPKNFAGAGVGCVNTAGSFGGFIGTYLVGWLNDATGATAASFVLMASTMGLSALLIPLVRRGSYETGSA, encoded by the coding sequence GTGACGACGACCCCGGCTCCGGCCGAACTCGGGCGGCAGCGGTGGCTGCGGCTGCTGCCCGTGGCGTTCGTGACCTACTCGCTGGCCTACCTGGACCGGTCGAACTTCTCGATCGGCGTCGCGGGCGGGCTCAAGGAGGACCTGGCGCTGTCCGGCGCGATGTCCTCGCTGATCGGCGCCTCGTTCTTCCTCGGGTACTGCCTGTTCCAGATCCCCGGCACGCTCTACGCGGAGCGCCGCAGCGTCCGGAACCTGATCTTCTGGTGCACCTTGGCCTGGGGCGTGCTCGCCGCCGCGCAAGGCTTGCTGCACAGCGGGATCGCGCTGCTGGTGGTGCGGTTCCTGCTCGGCTCGGTGGAAGCGGCCGTGCTGCCCGCGATGGTGGTGTTCCTGGCGCGCTGGTTCACCAAGGGCGAGCGCGGCAGCGCCAACGCGATCCTCATCCTGGGCAACCCGGTCACGGTGATGTGGCTCAACGCGGTGTCCGGTTATCTGGTGGAGCTGACCGGCTGGCGGGAGATGTTCGTCATCGAGGGCCTGCCCGCCGTGCTGTGGGCCTTCGTGTTCCGCGCGCTGGTCTCGGACCACCCGAGCGAGGCGAAGTGGCTGGGCGATGCCGAGAAGCGCGCCGTCATCGACGCGCTGGACGGTGAGCGGCAGCAGACCACGGCGGCGGGGACGTTCGCCGAGGCGATCCGGTCGCGGCCGGTGGTGCTGCTGTCGATCCAGTACCTGCTGTGGAGCATCGGCGTGTACGGGCTGGTGTTCTGGCTGCCGAGCATCGTCGCGGCGGGCACCGGCGAGGGGATCGGGATGAGCGGGTTGCTCTCGGCGATCCCGTTCGGCGTGGCCGCGCTGCTGATGGTGCTGAACTCGCGCGCCTCCGACCGCGCGGGCAGCAGGCCGCGGTTCGTGTGGCCGTGGCTGCTCTTCGGCGGCGTCGCGTTCTACCTGTCCTATGTGGCCGGTCCGCAGAACTTCTGGCTCGCTTTCGGGTTGCTCATCCTGGCCGGAGGCGCCATGTACGCGCCGTACGGCCCGTACTTCGCCTATGTTTCGGAGTCGTTGCCGAAGAATTTCGCGGGTGCGGGTGTGGGCTGCGTGAACACCGCCGGCTCGTTCGGCGGGTTCATCGGCACCTACCTGGTGGGCTGGCTCAACGACGCGACCGGCGCAACCGCGGCCTCGTTCGTGCTGATGGCGTCCACAATGGGCTTATCAGCGCTGCTGATTCCGCTGGTGCGGCGCGGTTCCTACGAGACCGGGAGCGCGTAG
- a CDS encoding IclR family transcriptional regulator, which translates to MPASAENSAADGPRDERPRDDGRRGDTAGSDMVGKALRLLVLLGDAPKGITLSDLARQAGYPVSTTHRLLNSIAREEFAVLDEDRRWSLGLRMFELGQRVLHARGFAETATPVLRRITAETGESALMSVLDGHDQLYVHFVEGTQQVQITGEPGRRGPLHCTSMGKCLIAFAPQQVREALLAELELPALGPRTITDRAAFRAEIEQVRRDGYATAEEEHEAGIIAIGVPVLGPGGTATAALSTAAPAFRSSLEAMREHLEPLRRAARELAITLPGR; encoded by the coding sequence GTGCCCGCCTCGGCTGAGAACTCCGCTGCGGACGGCCCACGTGACGAGCGGCCACGCGACGACGGCAGACGTGGCGACACGGCCGGCAGCGACATGGTGGGCAAAGCCCTGCGGCTGCTGGTGCTGCTCGGCGACGCCCCGAAGGGCATCACGCTGTCCGACCTCGCGCGGCAGGCCGGTTACCCGGTGAGCACCACGCACCGGCTGCTGAACTCCATCGCCCGCGAGGAGTTCGCCGTGCTCGACGAGGACCGGCGCTGGAGCCTGGGCCTGCGGATGTTCGAGCTGGGCCAGCGGGTGCTGCACGCGCGGGGTTTCGCCGAGACCGCCACGCCGGTGCTGCGCCGGATCACCGCCGAGACCGGCGAGTCGGCGCTGATGTCCGTGCTGGACGGGCACGACCAGCTCTACGTGCACTTCGTGGAGGGCACCCAGCAGGTGCAGATCACCGGCGAACCGGGCAGGCGCGGCCCGCTGCACTGCACCTCGATGGGCAAGTGCCTGATCGCGTTCGCGCCGCAGCAGGTGCGGGAAGCGCTGCTGGCCGAGCTCGAACTGCCCGCTCTGGGCCCGCGCACCATCACCGACCGCGCCGCGTTCCGCGCCGAGATCGAACAGGTGCGCCGCGACGGCTACGCCACCGCCGAGGAGGAGCACGAGGCGGGCATCATCGCCATCGGCGTGCCGGTACTCGGCCCCGGCGGCACGGCGACCGCCGCGCTTTCCACCGCCGCCCCCGCTTTCCGCAGCTCGCTGGAAGCGATGCGCGAGCACCTGGAACCGCTGCGCCGCGCCGCCCGCGAGCTCGCGATCACGCTGCCGGGGCGGTGA
- a CDS encoding YdcF family protein, with translation MNAVLPPELRDDVRTLWDYHDLGHELRRCDVGVGLGGHDLGVATHTAELFHAGWFPRIVFTGANAPTTVERFPRGEAVHFRAHALELGVPDSAVLLETRATNTGENITNTRDLLAAQGISAREVMLVSRPYQQRRAYATAKKLWPEAEFVCSARPLPVDEYVADIGDPDRVINMLVGDTQRITRYAELGFATPQEVPTEVRAAYDRLVAAGYTSRALPE, from the coding sequence GTGAACGCCGTGCTGCCGCCGGAATTGCGGGACGACGTCCGAACGCTGTGGGACTACCACGACCTGGGTCACGAGCTGCGCCGGTGCGATGTGGGGGTCGGGCTCGGCGGTCACGACCTCGGCGTTGCCACGCACACCGCGGAGTTGTTCCACGCCGGGTGGTTTCCGCGGATCGTGTTCACCGGCGCGAACGCGCCGACGACGGTCGAGCGCTTCCCGCGCGGCGAGGCGGTGCACTTCCGCGCGCACGCGCTGGAGCTCGGCGTGCCGGATTCGGCCGTGCTGCTGGAAACGCGGGCCACGAACACCGGGGAGAACATCACCAACACCAGAGATCTGCTTGCCGCGCAGGGGATTTCCGCGCGCGAGGTCATGCTGGTCTCGCGGCCGTACCAGCAGCGCCGCGCGTACGCGACCGCGAAGAAGCTGTGGCCGGAGGCCGAATTCGTCTGCTCCGCGCGGCCGTTGCCGGTGGACGAGTACGTCGCGGACATCGGCGACCCGGACCGCGTGATCAACATGCTGGTCGGCGACACCCAGCGGATCACCCGCTACGCGGAACTCGGCTTCGCGACTCCGCAGGAGGTCCCCACCGAGGTCCGCGCCGCCTACGACCGGCTGGTGGCGGCCGGGTACACCAGCCGGGCGCTGCCGGAGTGA
- a CDS encoding type II toxin-antitoxin system antitoxin SocA domain-containing protein, with translation MTAMKLQKLVYYSQAWHLVWDERPLFDEPVQAWANGPVVPDLTPAAPGWCTRPPPAGRRRRGPRWGPPAESRSRVPRSG, from the coding sequence ATGACGGCGATGAAGCTGCAAAAGCTCGTCTACTACAGCCAAGCGTGGCATCTGGTGTGGGACGAACGGCCGTTGTTCGACGAGCCGGTGCAGGCGTGGGCGAACGGCCCGGTGGTGCCGGACCTCACTCCGGCAGCGCCCGGCTGGTGTACCCGGCCGCCACCAGCCGGTCGTAGGCGGCGCGGACCTCGGTGGGGACCTCCTGCGGAGTCGCGAAGCCGAGTTCCGCGTAGCGGGTGA